From a region of the Zerene cesonia ecotype Mississippi chromosome 11, Zerene_cesonia_1.1, whole genome shotgun sequence genome:
- the LOC119829918 gene encoding nuclear hormone receptor FTZ-F1 beta, with protein sequence MNAMTSEGEAVKVEGGRISVTTISMPGPNTSSGQFSYSSSGVRISVSSDPHDEDSTDAEISKIDFTQHPSEVNMRSKKKRSSGCDGPLEQERPMSWEGELSDHEMVIDTSVHNDETSNIDLQSSRDSIDTLRNVTIKSETVKTEPFQSLDDDRVLDLKYAPLQPHQRSLSMNRISVLTDSTALSLARRPSSPTSSAKSLALSDQYEHALPHMTSSGMTEVQNLTIKKENQLSELKCEPLGMDKLLGAHGSPLLGRLPRVQSSASTDSAVHSMYTHSVYSSPSASPRPSRHYTPSLSRNNSDASHSSCYSYSSEFSPTHSPVQSRHPHVVYREAAVFPASPAHDEDTEQTDERLHHHQGISRQQLINSPCPICGDKISGFHYGIFSCESCKGFFKRTVQNRKNYMCLRGGNCPVTVATRKKCPACRFDKCLGCGMKLEAIREDRTRGGRSTYQCSYSLSGAASTGSLLSAHAPATLRHASSLTCVNGPASYSSRGESSSSRLTPDIPPLLQEIMDVEHLWQYNESELNRLGKSSGSPSANPLLAASGITAQNSSADFLADLCNIADHRLYKIVKWCKSLPLFKNISIDDQICLLINSWCELLVLSCCYRGVSTPGEVRVGGGRGITLHQSAKYGLTPCIERMLSFTDHLRRLRVDRYEYVALKVIVLLTSDAPELREAEKVRASQEKALAALQAYTAAHSPDTPAKFGELLLRIPELQRTCQFFMQVGKEMMNPTNKKDGESPSFNLLMELLRGDH encoded by the exons ATGAACGCGATGACTAGCGAGGGTGAGGCGGTGAAGGTGGAAGGAGGTCGCATTTCCGTGACGACTATCAGCATGCCTGGACCAAATACGAGTAGTG gCCAATTCTCGTACAGCTCGAGCGGTGTACGGATCAGCGTGTCTTCGGACCCCCATGATGAAGACTCGACTGATGCTGAGATCTCCAAAATCGACTTCACACAGCATCCTTCCGAG gtGAATATGCGTAGCAAGAAAAAACGGTCGTCAGGTTGTGATGGTCCCCTCGAGCAGGAGAGGCCGATGTCTTGGGAAGGCGAGCTCTCCGACCATGAAATGGTCATAGACACCAGCGTTCATAACG ACGAGACCAGCAACATCGACCTCCAATCCTCCCGAGATTCCATAGACACGCTGCGAAACGTGACGATAAAATCGGAAACGGTCAAGACCGAGCCGTTTCAAAGCCTCGACGACGATCGCGTGCTGGACCTGAAGTATGCGCCCTTGCAACCGCATCAGAGAAGCTTGAGTATGAATAGG ATATCTGTCCTCACGGACAGCACGGCCCTCTCCCTCGCCCGGCGGCCATCTTCGCCGACCAGCAGCGCCAAGTCGCTGGCCCTCTCCGACCAGTATGAGCACGCTCTGCCGCACATGACGTCCAGCGGCATGACTGAAGTCCAAAACTTGACTATAAAAAAGGAGAATCAATTGTCTG AGTTAAAATGCGAGCCACTAGGTATGGATAAGCTGTTAGGAGCTCACGGGTCGCCGCTGCTGGGCCGACTGCCCCGAGTGCAATCCAGCGCCAGCACGGACTCCGCCGTACATTCCATGTATACGCACAG tGTCTACAGCAGCCCGTCAGCCAGCCCGCGGCCGTCGCGTCACTACACGCCGTCCCTCTCGCGCAACAACAGCGACGCGTCGCACTCCTCCTGCTACTCGTACAGCTCAGAGTTCTCGCCGACACACTCACCTGTGCAG AGCCGTCACCCCCACGTGGTGTACCGCGAGGCGGCCGTGTTCCCCGCGTCGCCCGCGCACGACGAGGACACGGAGCAGACCGACGAGCGGCTGCACCACCACCAGGGTATCAGCAGGCAGCAGCTGATCAACAG TCCATGTCCGATCTGCGGCGACAAGATAAGCGGCTTCCACTATGGAATATTCTCGTGCGAGTCCTGCAAGGGCTTCTTCAAGCGCACCGTGCAGAACCGCAAGAACTATATGTGCCTGCGCGGGGGCAACTGCCCCGTCACCGTGGCGACGAGGAAGAAGTGCCCCGCTTGCCGGTTCGACAAGTGCCTCGGCTGTGGCATGAAGCTCGAGG CGATCCGCGAGGACCGCACCCGCGGCGGCCGCTCCACGTACCAGTGCTCGTACTCGCTGTCGGGCGCCGCCTCCACCGGCTCGCTGCTCTCCGCGCACGCGCCCGCCACGCTGCGCCACGCCTCCAGCCTCACCTGC GTGAACGGTCCAGCATCTTACAGCAGTCGAGGGGAGTCTAGTAGCAGTCGACTCACGCCCGACATACCGCCACTATTGCAG GAAATAATGGACGTGGAGCACCTGTGGCAGTACAACGAGTCGGAGCTGAACCGGCTGGGCAAGTCGAGCGGCAGCCCGTCCGCCAACCCGCTGCTGGCGGCGAGCGGCATCACCGCGCAGAACTCCAGCGCGGACTTCCTCGCCGACCTGTGCAACATCGCGGACCACCGCCTCTACAAGATCGTCAAGTGGTGCAAGAGTTTACCGCTCTTTAAGAACATTTCG ATCGACGACCAGATCTGCCTGCTGATCAACAGCTGGTGCGAGCTGCTGGTGCTGTCGTGCTGCTACCGCGGCGTCAGCACGCCGGGCGAGGTGCGCGTGGGCGGCGGCCGCGGCATCACGCTGCACCAGAGCGCTAA GTACGGTTTAACGCCGTGTATCGAACGAATGCTCAGTTTCACCGACCATTTGAGAAGATTGCGGGTAGATCGATACGAATATGTCGCGCTTAAAGTCATCGTACTACTCACTTCag ATGCGCCAGAGTTGCGTGAAGCGGAGAAAGTGC
- the LOC119830297 gene encoding ras-related protein Rab-9B: MGEENDHYGRTSNKNVLLKIVILGDGGVGKSCLMSRFISNHFDDHNFHTIGVEFMNKVVEVNGKPYTLQIWDTAGQERFKSLRTPFYRGTDICILAYAIDDRSSFNNIKTWLNEFLHYAGVKNGIEKFPFVVVGNKSDVSSKDREVSYEQLKQWCEQNKIGTYIETSAKTDNNVVEAFSLAVQRWANLEEKAEKELRMLHHPDTVTLHGSNTNSGFRATCCSRFMDV; the protein is encoded by the exons atgggtgaggaaaatgaCCACTACGGTAGAACGTCGAATAAAAACGTACTGTTGAAGATTGTTATATTGGGTGATGGAGGAGTAGGGAAATCATGTTTAATGAGCAGATTCATATCGAATCACTTCGACGATCACAACTTTCACACGATAGGAGtggaatttatgaataaagttGTTGAAGTTAATGGCAAGCCTTACACATTgcag ATTTGGGACACAGCTGGCCAAGAAAGATTCAAATCTCTTAGGACACCTTTCTACAGAGGTACAGATATATGCATATTGGCATATGCGATAGATGACCGCAGttcatttaacaatataaaaacttgGTTAAACGAATTCCTGCACTACGCTGGAGTCAAGAATGGCATTGAAAAATTCCCTTTTGTCGTAGTTGGCAATAAG TCGGATGTGTCGTCAAAGGACAGGGAGGTATCGTATGAACAGTTGAAACAGTGGTGTGAGCAAAATAAAATCGGCACTTATATTGAGACATCCGCGAAAACTGACAACAACGTTGTTGAAGCATTCTCTTTGGCTGTTCAGAg aTGGGCTAATTTAGAAGAGAAAGCGGAGAAAGAGCTTCGCATGTTGCACCATCCCGATACAGTAACATTACACGGTTCGAACACAAACAGCGGCTTCCGGGCGACTTGCTGCTCTCGGTTCATGGACGTATGA